The Melospiza melodia melodia isolate bMelMel2 chromosome 7, bMelMel2.pri, whole genome shotgun sequence genome has a segment encoding these proteins:
- the LOC134420504 gene encoding olfactory receptor 14J1-like has protein sequence KPLHYGTLLGSRACAHMAAAAWASAFLNALLHTANTFSLPLCHGNVLGQFFCEIPQILKLSCSKSYLREFGLLAVSASLSFGCFVFIVFSYMQIFRAVLRIPSEQGRHKAFSTCLPHLAVVSLFYSTGTFAYLKPPSISSPSLDLALSVLYSVVPPALNPLI, from the coding sequence aaacccctgcactacgggaccctcctgggcagcagagcttgtgcccacatggcagcagctgcctgggccagtgcctttctcaatgctttgctgcacacagccaatacattttccctgcccctgtgccatggcaatgtcctgggccagttcttctgtgaaatccctcagatcctcaaactctcctgctccaaatcctaccttagggaatttgggctgcttgctgttagtgcctctttatcatttggttgttttgtgttcattgttttctcctatatgcagatcttcagggctgtgctgaggatcccctctgagcagggacggcacaaagccttttccacctgcctccctcacctggccgtggtctctcttttctatagcactggcacgtttgcctacctgaagcccccctccatctcctccccatccctggatctggccctgtcagttctgtactcagtggtgcctccagccctgaaccccctcatc